The following nucleotide sequence is from Vulpes lagopus strain Blue_001 chromosome 1, ASM1834538v1, whole genome shotgun sequence.
ccaGCAAGTTGTTCTAATGCTAAATACAAAATTCCCACTTAGTCCTTAAACATTACAAACCACAGCCTGTGTACTAATTAAAGGTCACTCGTCTGTCACAGTAAAGTGAAAGCATGGCAAGGTAAACGCTTAAAAACAACTGCTGGATTTCTAATAAGATGGGGCAAGAAGTTCACATTTTCGCATTGCTGTTCTTCCCCTAAACATGGCAAAGATAAActataaaaaaggaggaaaaaatgacatTGCAGAGCTCAAGGGGGAAAAGATTATTATGTCCATGGACAAGAAAAAGCAACAGAATGCCAAAGAGGGAGTTAGGCTAAAGCCATGGGCCTGCCGGTCTGCAGGCCCAGAAgcaggtggtggtggttgcaTGGCAGGGAGCCTACTCCACTTGCAACAAGGGACCTAAATTGGGGTGATCAACTTAGAGAGGCTGTCTGAGCTTGGAGAGTCTATGTACCTGGGGAGATAGAGATCCAGCCTTGAAGTCAGAAAAAGAACCAAGTCATGTGTTGGCCCAGTGACTAGACCCAAGTTATCTCTGACATCACTTTGGTCAAGAGCCTTGAGCTGCCTTTACAGCATGTGGTCCTGAAATAGAATTCCAGGGGGCCAGGTAGAGAGACAACCACAAAACCAATAGATTtagagaaatagaagagagaaaaaaaaaaacagattaaaagcaaacaacaataaaaacattcTAATTCAAAATAAgctaccagggatccctgggtggcgcagcggtttggcgcctgcctttggcccagggcgcgatcctggagacccgggatcgaatcccacgttgggctcctggtgcatggagcctgcttctccctctgcctgtgtctctgcctctctctctctctctctctgtgactatcataaataaataaaaatttaaaaaaaaaataagctaccaaatcaaaattctaaaatCCATGAAATTCTATCCTTAAAAATACAGTCAGTAAAGCGTTAATTCGGTGCAGGTGTGGGATCTGTGGGCGAGGCGGCTGTTTTCGAGATGCCAGGAGCAGCGGCTGAGGGCATCCAGAGTTTCGTGGAGGCCCTGAAGCCAGACGGTAGGCGGCGCAGCTCCGGGGACGTGGCTCGTGATACCCTGGGGCTGCTGCGCCGGGTCATCACCGACCACCGCTGGAGCAACGCAGAGGAGCTGATGGAAGTGGTTCCCCGAGAGGGCCAGAGAATAAGGGCTGCGCAGCCCTCGGAGACCACAGTGGGCAACATGGTGCAGAGAGTGCTCAGGATCATCCGGGAGGAGTACAGCGATGAGAGCAATCAGCAGGAGTCCTTGCACAAACTCTTGACATCCAAAGGCCTGAGCAAGGATTTCAGCTTCCATTATGCCCAACTCCAGTCCAACATCATTGAGGCAATGAATGAGCTGCTTGTGGAACTGGAAGGGACAACAGAGAACATTGCAGCCCAGGCGCTGGAGCATATCCACTCCAACGAGGTGGTCATGACCATTGGCTTCTCCCTTCCTCAAAGAGGCACCCGAAAGAGGAAATTCCATGTCATTGTGGCAGACTGTGCTCCTTTCtgtcagggtcatgaaatggtAGTCAGTTTGTCCAAAGCAGGTATTGAGACAACTGTCATGACTGATGCTGCCATTTTTGCTGTTATGTCAAGAGTCAACAAGGTGATCATTGGCACAAAGACCATCCTGGCCAACGGTACCCTGAGAGCTATGACAGGAACTCACACTCTAGC
It contains:
- the LOC121498693 gene encoding LOW QUALITY PROTEIN: translation initiation factor eIF-2B subunit beta-like (The sequence of the model RefSeq protein was modified relative to this genomic sequence to represent the inferred CDS: deleted 1 base in 1 codon); this encodes MPGAAAEGIQSFVEALKPDGRRRSSGDVARDTLGLLRRVITDHRWSNAEELMEVVPREGQRIRAAQPSETTVGNMVQRVLRIIREEYSDESNQQESLHKLLTSKGLSKDFSFHYAQLQSNIIEAMNELLVELEGTTENIAAQALEHIHSNEVVMTIGFSLPQRGTRKRKFHVIVADCAPFCQGHEMVVSLSKAGIETTVMTDAAIFAVMSRVNKVIIGTKTILANGTLRAMTGTHTLALAAKHHSTLLIVCAPMFKLSRQFPSEEDSFHKFVAPEEVLPFTEGDILEKVSVHCPVLDYVPPELITLFISNIGGNAPSYIYRLMSELYHPDDHVL